Part of the Dehalococcoidia bacterium genome, CATGCGCACACTGGGACACTTCACTGTGGCCCTGGACACCGAAGGCGCCTCCGTGACGCTGGCCGTGCGTCCCGGGGTGGTGACCCTGGAGAGCGTGGCCATCGGCGGGGGCGGCGGACCGGGCTAGATCGCCCACCAATCCCTGCTTCAGGAGGAAGGACGCATGAGCGAACGGCAGGGCTATGTGGTCTGGCTCACGGGCCTGTCCGGCGCCGGCAAGACCACCATCGCCGAGGCCCTGGCCGAGCGCCTGCGGGCGGTCGGCCAGCGAGTGGAGGTGCTGGACGGCGACGTGGTCCGCCAGCACTTCAGTAAGGGGCTGGGCTTCAGCCGCGAGGACCGGCTGGAGAACATCCGCCGCGTGGCCTACGTGGCCCACCTGCTGGCCCGTAACGGCGTGGCCGTCATCGTCGCCCTCATCTCCCCCTACCGGGAGGGGCGCGAATACGCCCGCAGCCTCATCGGCGACTTTTTGGAAGTTTATGTCAAGTGCCCCATAGAGGTCCTGGTCCAGCGAGATGTGAAGGGCCTCTACGCCAAGGCCCTGCGGGGCGAGGTGGCCAACTTCACTGGCATCAGCGACCCGTACGAGGAGCCCCTGGCACCCGACCTGGTGCTCGAGACCGACCGCGAGTCCCTGGAGGAGAGCGTGGCCAGGCTTTGGTCGGCCCTGGCCCAGCGCGGCTACGTCCCCGACTCGGTCCCCAGCGGCGACGGCAGGAGGTAGGCCATGACCAGCGTCCCCCATGGCGGCCGTCTGGTGGACCGCCTGCTGCCGCCCGAGCGGCGGGCAGAGGCGGAGGAGAGGGCGCGAGGGCTGCCTTCCGTCCGCCTGGATGCCCGCCAGCTTTCGGACCTGCAGATGATCGCCCAGGGCGCCTTCAGCCCTCTGGAGGGTTACCTCTGTCGGGACGACTACCGCAGCGTCCTGGAGCATATGCGCCTGGCCGACGGCACCGTCTGGCCGCTGCCCATAACGCTGGCAGTGGACGCAGAGGCAGCCCGTTCCCTGCGGGAAGGCCAGGAGGTGGCCCTCCTGGCTCCCGATGGCCGGCTGGTCGGCCTGCTGGAGCTGGCAGAGGTCTTCCCCTACGACAAAGAGGAAGAGGCCCAGCGGGTCTTCCGCACCGCTGACCCGGCCCATCCGGGGGTAGCGGCCCTGCTCCAGCGGGGCGACATGCTCCTGGGGGGCAAGGTGTGGGCCCTGGAGCTGGAGCGGGGCGAGGGCCCCTTCCGTCCCTACTACCTGACGCCGGCCGAGACCCGGGCCGAGTTCGTCCGCCGCGGCTGGCGGACGGTGGTGGGCTTTCAGACCCGCAACCCCATACACCGCGCCCACGAATACATCCAAAAGTGCGCCCTGGAGATAGTCGATGGCCTCCTGATCCACCCCCTGGTGGGCGAGACCAAGGCCGACGATGTCCCTGCCGAGGTGCGCCTGCGCTGCTATCAGGCCCTCATCGAGGGCTACTACCCCCAGCAGCGGGTGGTGCTGGCAGTCTTCCCGGCCTACATGCGCTATGCGGGCCCCCGGGAGGCCGTATTCCATGCCCTC contains:
- the cysC gene encoding adenylyl-sulfate kinase, with product MSERQGYVVWLTGLSGAGKTTIAEALAERLRAVGQRVEVLDGDVVRQHFSKGLGFSREDRLENIRRVAYVAHLLARNGVAVIVALISPYREGREYARSLIGDFLEVYVKCPIEVLVQRDVKGLYAKALRGEVANFTGISDPYEEPLAPDLVLETDRESLEESVARLWSALAQRGYVPDSVPSGDGRR
- the sat gene encoding sulfate adenylyltransferase translates to MTSVPHGGRLVDRLLPPERRAEAEERARGLPSVRLDARQLSDLQMIAQGAFSPLEGYLCRDDYRSVLEHMRLADGTVWPLPITLAVDAEAARSLREGQEVALLAPDGRLVGLLELAEVFPYDKEEEAQRVFRTADPAHPGVAALLQRGDMLLGGKVWALELERGEGPFRPYYLTPAETRAEFVRRGWRTVVGFQTRNPIHRAHEYIQKCALEIVDGLLIHPLVGETKADDVPAEVRLRCYQALIEGYYPQQRVVLAVFPAYMRYAGPREAVFHALCRKNYGCTHFIVGRDHAGVGNYYGPYDAQHIFRELEPEELGITPLFFENAFYCRRCGGMASAKTCPHPPEEQVNLSGTQVRAMLARGELPPPEFTRPEVARLLLEAQSR